A stretch of Chlamydiota bacterium DNA encodes these proteins:
- a CDS encoding acetyl-CoA decarbonylase/synthase complex subunit delta, protein MAAAVRRVRIGNTAAEGGTRAFSIEVGGESCLPFLHMEGEMPRRPVIAWEIPDIRPDDWVETVREPYAAVLDDPAAWARLVVERMGARLLCLDLRGTNPDRQDRPAAEAAALVKKLLAEVKVPLIVKGPGAGAKGNEVLTACAEAAQGERLLLASAVEENYKTIVAGAIAYGHAVVAETPIDVNLCKQLNILISEMQFPPERIVIDPLTGGLGYGLEYTYSVMERIRIQALGGDAMMQMPFICFAGAEVWKSKEVKVSVEKEPRWGDRAKRGVLWEIATAVPLLHAGAGILVMRHPEAIAAVEKTIDGLMANQRP, encoded by the coding sequence ATGGCCGCAGCCGTACGGCGGGTCCGCATCGGCAACACCGCAGCCGAGGGCGGCACCCGGGCCTTCTCCATCGAGGTGGGCGGCGAGAGCTGCCTCCCATTCCTCCATATGGAGGGCGAGATGCCGCGCCGGCCCGTGATCGCGTGGGAGATCCCGGACATCCGCCCCGACGACTGGGTCGAGACGGTGCGGGAGCCGTACGCGGCGGTCCTGGACGACCCGGCCGCCTGGGCGCGCCTCGTCGTGGAGAGGATGGGCGCGCGTCTCCTCTGCCTCGATCTCCGCGGCACGAACCCGGACAGACAAGACCGCCCCGCCGCGGAGGCGGCGGCGCTGGTGAAGAAGCTCCTCGCGGAGGTGAAGGTCCCCCTCATCGTCAAGGGGCCGGGCGCCGGCGCGAAAGGGAACGAGGTCCTCACCGCCTGCGCGGAGGCGGCACAGGGGGAGCGGCTGCTCCTCGCCTCGGCGGTCGAGGAGAACTACAAGACGATCGTCGCCGGCGCCATCGCCTACGGGCACGCCGTGGTCGCCGAAACCCCGATCGACGTGAACCTGTGCAAGCAGCTCAACATCCTGATCTCGGAGATGCAGTTCCCGCCGGAGCGGATCGTCATCGACCCGCTCACGGGCGGCCTCGGCTACGGACTCGAGTACACCTACTCGGTGATGGAGCGGATCCGCATCCAGGCGCTCGGCGGCGACGCGATGATGCAGATGCCGTTCATCTGCTTCGCCGGGGCGGAGGTCTGGAAGAGCAAGGAGGTCAAGGTTTCCGTCGAGAAGGAGCCGCGCTGGGGCGACCGGGCGAAGCGCGGCGTTCTCTGGGAGATCGCGACCGCGGTCCCGCTCCTCCATGCGGGGGCCGGCATCCTCGTGATGCGGCACCCGGAGGCGATCGCCGCCGTCGAGAAGACGATCGACGGGCTGATGGCGAACCAGCGGCCCTAG
- a CDS encoding acetyl-CoA decarbonylase/synthase complex subunit gamma has protein sequence MKLTGLQIFKLLPNKNCKECGFQTCLAFAMKLAGKQAKLDACPYASDEAREKLGAASAPPIRLVKIGVGEREVQVGEELVMFRHEKTFYRKTALAAQVDDAMAPAERLARVEAASAFSVDRAGETLRLDLIAVKETSGDPRAFAAAARGAREASPLPLVLVSRNIDCLRAALEAVKDSRPLLWGADADTVEKAAALAKECAVPLVVESADGADALAALAVRAAEAGAEELLLAPRTENPATLLQDCTLLRRRALARSCNGAGFPLAVSAGGCGHEAAAVAAAAICKYASVLVLESPEQWEFLPLLTLRQNIYTDPQRPLQVDPGVYKIGDPGDDAPLLVTTNFSLTYFMVSTEIEASEIPARLLITEAEGQSVLTAWAAGKFNADLIAKAVAAQGLDTSVPHKRIIIPGYVAMISGDLEDKLPGWNVMVGPQESADIPSYMKDVWKR, from the coding sequence ATGAAATTGACCGGACTTCAGATATTCAAACTCCTCCCGAACAAGAACTGCAAGGAGTGCGGCTTCCAGACCTGCCTCGCCTTCGCGATGAAGCTCGCCGGCAAACAGGCCAAGCTCGACGCCTGCCCGTACGCCTCCGACGAGGCCAGGGAGAAGCTCGGCGCCGCCTCCGCCCCGCCGATTCGCCTCGTGAAAATCGGCGTCGGTGAACGCGAGGTGCAGGTCGGCGAGGAGCTGGTGATGTTCCGGCACGAGAAGACCTTCTACCGCAAGACCGCCCTTGCCGCGCAGGTGGACGACGCGATGGCCCCGGCGGAGCGTCTCGCCCGCGTCGAGGCGGCCTCCGCCTTCTCGGTCGATCGCGCGGGGGAGACGCTCCGCCTCGACCTGATCGCGGTGAAGGAGACGTCCGGCGACCCGCGGGCGTTCGCCGCGGCCGCGCGCGGCGCGCGGGAGGCCTCGCCGCTTCCGCTCGTCCTCGTCTCGAGAAACATCGACTGCCTCCGGGCGGCGCTCGAGGCGGTGAAGGATTCCCGCCCCCTCCTCTGGGGCGCCGACGCGGATACCGTCGAGAAGGCCGCCGCGCTCGCGAAGGAGTGTGCCGTCCCGCTCGTCGTCGAGAGCGCCGACGGCGCCGACGCGCTCGCCGCGCTCGCCGTCCGGGCCGCCGAGGCGGGCGCGGAGGAGCTCCTCCTCGCCCCCCGCACCGAAAACCCCGCGACCCTCCTTCAAGACTGCACGCTCCTCCGGCGCAGGGCGCTCGCCCGCTCCTGCAACGGCGCCGGATTCCCGCTTGCCGTGTCCGCGGGGGGCTGCGGGCACGAGGCCGCGGCGGTGGCGGCCGCGGCCATCTGCAAGTACGCCTCCGTCCTCGTCCTCGAGTCGCCGGAACAGTGGGAGTTCCTCCCGCTCCTCACCCTGCGGCAGAACATCTACACCGATCCGCAGAGGCCGCTCCAGGTGGACCCGGGCGTCTACAAAATCGGCGACCCCGGCGACGACGCCCCGCTTCTCGTCACCACAAACTTCTCCCTCACCTACTTCATGGTCTCGACCGAGATCGAGGCGTCGGAGATCCCGGCACGCCTCCTCATCACCGAGGCGGAGGGACAGTCGGTGCTGACGGCGTGGGCCGCGGGGAAGTTCAACGCCGACCTGATCGCGAAGGCGGTCGCGGCACAGGGGCTCGACACAAGCGTTCCGCACAAGCGCATCATCATCCCCGGCTATGTGGCGATGATCAGCGGGGACCTCGAGGACAAGCTCCCCGGCTGGAACGTGATGGTCGGGCCGCAGGAGTCCGCCGACATCCCCTCCTACATGAAGGACGTCTGGAAGAGATAA
- a CDS encoding DUF4445 domain-containing protein, translating to MNDGATVYDAALAAGLPLRADCGGKGTCGACAVKIEAGACLPTPHPSITPDREKKGCRLACRAAVTGDLAVYIPEESTLPACNVDFETIVLTEDDAKRRDALAGLVPSPLVRRFALSLPHPTLEDNLGDMERLARGLKLAGLPGEPTCPLDLMQQLPALLRLSGWRLDVSVADAAQGPEIAAVSAAGGGPPVGLALDLGTTTVVGELVDLCTGACIRRAAAYNRQISCGTDIISRIVAAGSKGGGERLRALALETIERIVERLLAQAGLERGGVTAAAVAGNTTMVHLLLGLDAERIRLEPYIPAANRLPILRAAETGLPIAPSAPVLFAPGIGSYVGGDVLAGVLACGMGRAGDLTLFIDAGTNGEIVLGNREWMMGCACSTGPAFEGIGIACGMMAAPGAVEAVAIGSRDGAPQVTTIAGAPARGLCGSGMIDLMAQLFARGILDRKGLLVSEAKCPRLVERGGHAAYLVREKGEDGAAKDIYLTDVDLKKLLLTKAAIQAAIRTLLAEAGLAAEEIRRVVIAGRLGEAIDASNAIAIGMLPNLPPDRFEYAGNGSLWGANLLLLSREARREIIRLADRITYLDLSTNPGYMNEFIASLFIPHTDAT from the coding sequence GTGAACGACGGCGCAACCGTCTACGACGCCGCGCTCGCCGCCGGCCTCCCGTTGAGGGCCGACTGCGGAGGGAAAGGCACCTGCGGCGCGTGCGCCGTGAAGATCGAGGCGGGCGCCTGCCTCCCGACGCCCCACCCCTCGATCACGCCCGACAGGGAGAAGAAGGGCTGCCGCCTCGCCTGCCGCGCCGCCGTCACCGGCGACCTCGCGGTCTACATCCCCGAGGAGTCGACCCTCCCGGCGTGCAACGTCGATTTCGAGACGATCGTCCTCACCGAGGACGACGCGAAGCGGCGCGACGCGCTCGCCGGCCTCGTCCCCTCCCCTCTCGTCCGGCGTTTCGCGCTCTCCCTGCCGCACCCCACGCTCGAGGACAACCTCGGCGACATGGAACGCCTCGCCCGGGGCCTGAAGCTCGCGGGATTGCCGGGCGAGCCGACGTGCCCCCTCGACCTCATGCAACAACTCCCCGCCCTCCTCCGCCTTTCCGGCTGGCGCCTTGACGTTTCAGTCGCCGACGCCGCCCAGGGGCCGGAGATCGCCGCCGTCTCCGCGGCGGGCGGCGGCCCCCCCGTCGGGCTTGCCCTCGACCTGGGCACCACCACGGTCGTCGGGGAGCTCGTCGACCTCTGCACCGGCGCGTGCATCCGCCGCGCCGCCGCCTATAACCGCCAGATCTCCTGCGGCACGGACATCATCAGCCGCATCGTCGCCGCGGGGAGCAAGGGGGGGGGCGAACGCCTGCGCGCGCTCGCCCTGGAGACGATCGAAAGGATCGTCGAGCGCCTCCTCGCGCAGGCGGGGCTCGAGCGCGGCGGCGTCACCGCGGCGGCCGTGGCGGGGAACACCACGATGGTCCACCTCCTCCTGGGCCTCGACGCGGAGCGGATACGCCTCGAACCGTACATCCCCGCCGCCAACCGCCTTCCGATTCTGCGCGCCGCGGAGACCGGCCTCCCGATCGCCCCGAGCGCCCCGGTGCTCTTCGCCCCGGGGATCGGGAGCTACGTCGGCGGGGACGTTTTGGCCGGGGTGCTCGCCTGCGGGATGGGGCGCGCCGGCGACCTCACCCTCTTCATCGACGCCGGGACGAACGGGGAGATCGTCCTCGGCAACAGGGAGTGGATGATGGGCTGCGCCTGCTCGACCGGCCCGGCGTTCGAGGGGATCGGCATCGCCTGCGGGATGATGGCCGCCCCCGGCGCGGTGGAGGCGGTGGCGATCGGGTCGCGCGACGGGGCCCCGCAGGTCACGACGATCGCCGGCGCCCCTGCGCGCGGCCTCTGCGGCTCGGGGATGATCGACCTGATGGCGCAGCTCTTCGCCCGCGGGATCCTCGACAGGAAAGGGCTCCTCGTCTCGGAGGCGAAATGCCCCCGCCTCGTGGAGCGGGGAGGCCATGCGGCGTACCTCGTGAGGGAAAAGGGCGAGGACGGCGCGGCGAAGGATATCTATCTGACCGACGTGGATTTGAAGAAGCTCCTCCTCACGAAGGCGGCGATCCAGGCCGCGATCCGCACCCTGCTCGCCGAGGCGGGCCTCGCGGCCGAGGAGATCCGGCGCGTCGTGATCGCGGGGCGGCTCGGCGAGGCGATCGACGCCTCGAACGCGATCGCGATCGGGATGCTCCCGAACCTCCCGCCGGACCGGTTCGAGTACGCGGGGAACGGCTCCCTCTGGGGGGCGAACCTGCTCCTCCTCTCCCGCGAGGCGCGGAGGGAAATCATCCGCCTCGCCGACCGGATCACCTACCTCGACCTGAGCACCAACCCCGGCTACATGAACGAGTTCATCGCCTCCCTCTTCATCCCGCACACCGATGCGACCTGA
- a CDS encoding NAD(P)-dependent oxidoreductase, whose protein sequence is MSRVFVTGGAGFVGGPLCRALKERGHELLLYDNLFNGRRENVPGFDLVQGDIRDAALLKSTLAGFAPDAVIHLAAIHFIPYCNAHPAEAVDVNTRGTASLLEAAKAAPPERVIAISTAAVYAPADRAHREEDAPGPIDIYGYSKLFAEGLLQLYRRETGRAAIAVRLFNVYGLADTNPHVLPDILDQVRAGKGEIELGNLAPKRDYIHADDVAAALAALLDFEAKDNYHCFNLGTGNEVSVTELVEAIARRLGKKIRIRSAPSRQRKVERPHLLADISRISGATGWRPRYDLARGIEKTLRDEGLLAAGR, encoded by the coding sequence GTGAGCCGGGTGTTCGTGACGGGGGGGGCGGGGTTCGTCGGGGGGCCGCTATGCCGGGCGCTGAAGGAGCGCGGGCACGAGCTGCTCCTCTACGACAACCTGTTCAACGGGCGGCGGGAGAACGTCCCCGGCTTCGATCTCGTCCAAGGCGACATCCGGGACGCGGCGCTCCTGAAATCCACGCTCGCCGGCTTCGCGCCCGACGCCGTGATCCACTTGGCCGCCATCCATTTCATCCCGTACTGCAATGCGCACCCGGCGGAGGCGGTGGACGTGAACACGCGCGGGACGGCGTCGCTCCTCGAGGCCGCAAAGGCGGCGCCGCCGGAGCGCGTCATCGCCATCTCCACCGCCGCCGTCTACGCCCCCGCCGATCGCGCCCACCGGGAGGAGGACGCGCCCGGACCGATCGACATCTACGGGTACTCCAAGCTCTTCGCCGAGGGGCTCCTCCAACTCTACCGGCGCGAGACGGGAAGGGCCGCGATCGCCGTGCGCCTCTTCAACGTCTACGGCCTCGCCGACACGAATCCGCACGTCCTGCCCGACATCCTCGACCAGGTCCGCGCGGGGAAGGGCGAGATCGAACTCGGGAACCTCGCCCCGAAGCGCGACTATATCCACGCCGACGACGTCGCGGCGGCCCTCGCCGCGCTCCTCGATTTCGAGGCGAAAGACAACTACCATTGTTTCAACCTCGGCACCGGCAACGAGGTCTCCGTCACCGAGCTCGTGGAGGCGATCGCGCGGCGCCTCGGCAAAAAGATCCGGATACGCTCCGCCCCGTCGCGCCAGAGGAAGGTCGAGCGTCCGCACCTTCTCGCCGACATATCCCGGATCTCCGGCGCGACCGGATGGCGCCCGCGGTACGACCTCGCGCGCGGCATCGAGAAGACGCTCCGCGACGAGGGGCTGCTCGCGGCGGGGCGCTGA
- a CDS encoding glycosyltransferase, with translation MPVPPRDEEKKLKILIVVWGLRHGGGETRVYAMARFMAARGHDVTVCCLRLKGERGEQLEREGVKVVDLGKRWRYDPTTLPRLYRLMRRERFDVVDGQMTSGFRWATIAGRLARVPRIVATTYNTRFWKSRARRILDTLFLQLADLIVTDSRTLIDEIVTLSPSLKRKVFRVTYNGVDLATNGPVRPPEEVRRELGIAEGELVVGMVARIVPHKGHMVFAEAAKAIAAEFPSTRFLIVGRPEGGYEKTVEEKIRACGLASRVRLFQYDRNILDIMGILDLYVLPSYSESLPNAVVEAMLMRTPVIATRITGLPEAVIDGETGFLIPPGDIGALRDRMRLLLSDRSLRKRMGEAGKRFAQERFSPSALGDGTLSVYRGQASPPPLSLT, from the coding sequence ATGCCCGTGCCGCCGCGTGACGAAGAGAAGAAGCTGAAGATCCTGATCGTCGTCTGGGGACTGCGCCACGGCGGCGGGGAGACGCGCGTCTACGCCATGGCGAGGTTCATGGCCGCGCGAGGGCACGACGTCACCGTCTGCTGCCTCCGCCTGAAGGGGGAGCGGGGGGAGCAGCTCGAACGGGAGGGGGTGAAGGTCGTCGACCTCGGGAAGCGTTGGCGCTACGACCCGACCACGCTCCCCCGCCTCTACCGGCTGATGCGGCGGGAGCGGTTCGACGTCGTGGACGGGCAGATGACCTCGGGCTTCCGCTGGGCGACGATCGCCGGGAGGCTCGCCCGCGTCCCCCGCATCGTCGCGACCACGTACAACACCCGATTCTGGAAGAGCCGCGCGCGCCGGATCCTCGACACCCTCTTCCTGCAACTCGCCGACCTGATCGTCACCGACTCGCGCACGCTGATCGACGAGATCGTCACCCTCTCCCCCTCCCTGAAACGAAAGGTCTTCCGCGTGACCTACAACGGCGTGGACCTCGCGACGAACGGCCCCGTGCGCCCGCCGGAGGAGGTGCGGCGCGAACTCGGGATCGCGGAGGGGGAACTCGTCGTCGGGATGGTCGCACGGATCGTGCCGCACAAGGGGCACATGGTCTTCGCCGAGGCGGCGAAGGCGATCGCGGCCGAGTTCCCCTCGACCCGCTTCCTCATCGTGGGACGGCCGGAGGGCGGGTACGAGAAAACCGTCGAGGAGAAGATCCGCGCCTGCGGCCTCGCCTCCCGCGTGCGCCTCTTCCAGTACGACCGGAACATCCTCGATATCATGGGCATCCTCGACCTCTACGTCCTCCCCTCCTATTCCGAGTCCCTCCCGAACGCGGTCGTCGAGGCGATGCTGATGCGCACGCCGGTGATCGCGACGCGCATCACCGGCCTGCCGGAGGCGGTCATCGACGGGGAGACCGGTTTCCTTATCCCCCCGGGGGATATCGGCGCGCTCCGCGACAGGATGCGTCTCCTCCTCTCCGACCGGTCCCTCAGAAAGCGGATGGGGGAGGCGGGCAAACGGTTCGCGCAGGAGCGGTTCTCGCCGTCCGCACTCGGCGACGGAACCCTCTCCGTCTATCGGGGGCAAGCTTCTCCGCCTCCCCTCTCGCTGACCTGA
- a CDS encoding glycosyltransferase family 4 protein, with protein MRIGIDLQTVIVQPTGVGRYVSSLVRALAGLPGEERYRLFYFDFKRRGSALGVGDPRFEERPIRCVPGRVYHALADALGAPDISLLAGRCDLYHFPNFIIPPCRRGKTVVTVHDLSFVRFPRYAEEGNLRRLRRRFAETLRRADAVITVSDFSRRELAELCGVPPEKVTVTRNGVSIRPPSLPARPAPSPYFLFVGTVEPRKNLETLLDAWRILKKREGARWTHRLLVVGRHGWRCTPAEEQARARGVEDGVSVLDYVRDDELPGLYGSAEALVFPSRYEGFGLPPLEAMACGTPVIASTAPAIPEVVGDAALLCDPDDAAGFAEAMRRVRDDPALRADLARRGRARAAQFTWEQTAAETLALYRRLLS; from the coding sequence ATGCGAATCGGGATCGACCTCCAGACCGTCATCGTCCAACCCACCGGGGTGGGCCGGTACGTCTCCTCTCTCGTCCGCGCGCTCGCCGGCCTCCCGGGGGAGGAGCGGTACCGGCTCTTCTACTTCGACTTCAAGCGCCGCGGCTCCGCCCTCGGCGTCGGCGACCCCCGCTTCGAGGAGCGCCCGATCCGGTGCGTCCCGGGGAGGGTCTACCACGCCCTCGCAGACGCCCTCGGCGCCCCGGATATCTCCCTCCTGGCGGGCCGCTGCGACCTGTACCATTTCCCGAACTTCATCATCCCGCCGTGCCGGCGCGGGAAGACGGTCGTCACCGTCCACGACCTCTCCTTCGTCCGCTTCCCCCGGTACGCCGAGGAGGGGAACCTGCGACGGCTCCGGAGGCGCTTCGCCGAAACCCTCCGGCGGGCGGACGCCGTCATCACCGTCTCCGACTTCTCGCGGCGGGAGCTCGCCGAGCTCTGCGGGGTGCCCCCGGAGAAGGTGACGGTGACGCGTAACGGCGTGAGCATCCGCCCCCCTTCCCTCCCCGCGCGGCCCGCCCCGTCCCCCTACTTCCTCTTCGTCGGCACCGTCGAACCGCGGAAGAATCTCGAAACGCTCCTCGACGCCTGGCGCATCCTGAAGAAGCGGGAGGGGGCGCGCTGGACGCACCGCCTCCTCGTCGTCGGCCGGCACGGCTGGCGCTGCACGCCGGCGGAGGAGCAGGCGCGCGCGCGGGGCGTGGAGGACGGCGTCAGCGTGCTCGACTACGTCCGGGACGACGAGCTCCCCGGCCTCTACGGCTCCGCCGAGGCCCTCGTCTTCCCGTCGCGCTACGAGGGATTCGGCCTCCCCCCGCTCGAGGCGATGGCCTGCGGAACCCCGGTGATCGCCTCGACCGCGCCCGCAATCCCGGAGGTGGTCGGCGACGCCGCGCTCCTCTGCGATCCCGACGACGCCGCCGGGTTCGCGGAGGCGATGCGCCGGGTCCGCGACGACCCGGCTTTGCGCGCGGACCTCGCGAGACGGGGGCGCGCCCGTGCGGCGCAGTTCACCTGGGAACAAACCGCCGCGGAGACGCTCGCCCTGTACCGGCGGCTCCTGAGCTGA
- a CDS encoding glycosyltransferase family 4 protein produces MKDLNGCHGMKICIDARWIGAKIAGIGRYTVYLLRYLAELDGENRYLALFHDPAVRDAVCAELGLSGRERWEVRTVPYGVFSPRGQLLLPRLLRREGVDLFHSTNFMAPLLRFGGKLVLTVHDIIPLKHPEFAPRSKKSRAYPIYRWLMRRLVARADLISADSEYSRRDIVEFLGAPPGKVRTIYLGVDPKYRPLPPTVRDEVRRKFGVRERLALFAGRADPYKNLITLVKAAELLNRKGGPRCTVVVAGAEDPRYPEVGDYVRSAGMEKDVIFAGSQDEEALIGLYNAADVLVLPSLYEGFGLPPLEAMACGTPVICSDRTSLPEVVGDAGILLDPLDTRALASAMERVFTDAALRDRMSRAGLERAKLFPWRRTAEETLAAYRELLRS; encoded by the coding sequence GTGAAGGATCTCAACGGCTGCCACGGCATGAAGATCTGCATCGACGCGCGCTGGATCGGGGCGAAGATCGCCGGGATCGGGCGCTATACCGTCTACCTGCTCCGGTACCTCGCCGAACTCGACGGGGAGAACCGCTACCTCGCCCTCTTCCACGACCCCGCGGTCCGCGACGCGGTCTGCGCCGAGCTCGGCCTCTCCGGGCGCGAGCGCTGGGAGGTGCGCACCGTCCCGTACGGCGTCTTCTCCCCCCGCGGCCAGCTTCTCCTCCCCCGCCTCCTCCGGCGCGAGGGGGTCGACCTGTTCCACTCCACGAACTTCATGGCGCCGCTTCTCCGCTTCGGCGGGAAACTCGTCCTCACTGTCCACGACATCATCCCGCTCAAACACCCGGAGTTCGCGCCGCGGTCGAAGAAGTCGCGCGCCTACCCGATCTACCGGTGGCTGATGCGCCGGCTCGTCGCCCGGGCGGACCTGATCAGCGCCGACTCCGAATACTCGCGCCGGGACATCGTCGAATTCCTCGGCGCGCCGCCGGGGAAGGTCCGCACCATATACCTCGGCGTGGACCCGAAGTACCGCCCCCTCCCGCCGACCGTCCGCGATGAGGTGCGCAGGAAATTCGGCGTGCGCGAACGCCTCGCACTCTTCGCCGGCCGAGCCGACCCGTACAAGAACCTGATCACGCTCGTCAAGGCCGCCGAGCTCCTCAACCGGAAAGGCGGGCCCCGGTGTACGGTGGTCGTCGCGGGCGCGGAGGATCCGCGCTACCCGGAGGTGGGGGATTACGTGCGCAGCGCCGGGATGGAGAAGGACGTGATCTTCGCGGGAAGCCAGGACGAGGAGGCCCTCATCGGACTCTACAACGCCGCCGACGTCCTCGTCCTCCCGTCCCTCTACGAGGGGTTCGGCCTCCCGCCGCTCGAGGCGATGGCGTGCGGGACGCCCGTGATCTGCTCCGACCGCACCTCCCTCCCCGAGGTCGTCGGCGACGCCGGGATCCTCCTCGACCCGCTGGACACGCGGGCCCTCGCCTCCGCGATGGAGCGCGTCTTCACAGACGCCGCCCTGCGCGACCGGATGTCGCGGGCGGGCCTGGAGCGCGCCAAACTCTTCCCGTGGCGCAGGACCGCCGAGGAGACGCTCGCGGCGTATCGGGAACTGCTCCGCTCCTGA
- a CDS encoding YdeI/OmpD-associated family protein, translating into MTAHKLADGTVHTLPADFRKAIERDGAAKSLWAGITPLARNEWICWVTSAKQEATRKRRIEVGIDKMRGGIRRPCCWPGCPHR; encoded by the coding sequence ATGACCGCCCATAAACTCGCGGATGGCACGGTCCACACGCTGCCCGCCGATTTTAGAAAAGCCATCGAGCGCGATGGCGCCGCGAAGAGCCTCTGGGCCGGCATAACCCCGCTGGCCCGCAACGAGTGGATCTGCTGGGTCACGTCGGCCAAGCAGGAGGCCACCAGGAAGCGCCGCATCGAGGTCGGCATCGACAAGATGCGGGGAGGCATTCGCAGGCCGTGCTGCTGGCCGGGGTGCCCACACCGCTGA
- a CDS encoding ribbon-helix-helix protein, CopG family, which translates to MSTMISIRLPEDLARALAHIAEETERPRSFHVQKALEGYIEDFADVQIALDRLRDHKDPVISSRDFRKSLGL; encoded by the coding sequence ATGAGCACCATGATATCCATCCGGCTGCCGGAAGATCTGGCCAGGGCGCTCGCCCACATCGCCGAAGAGACCGAGCGGCCCCGTTCCTTCCACGTGCAGAAGGCGTTGGAGGGGTACATCGAGGATTTCGCGGATGTGCAGATCGCCCTCGACCGCCTGCGCGACCACAAGGACCCCGTGATTTCCAGTCGGGATTTCAGGAAGTCCCTTGGCCTATAA
- a CDS encoding type II toxin-antitoxin system RelE/ParE family toxin, which produces MAYKIRYKQSVGKDLSRLDAREARRVLDKIEKELSARPDRCPTLKGDFEGLRKTRMGDYRVVYAVLGDDVLILRIGHRREVYR; this is translated from the coding sequence TTGGCCTATAAGATCCGGTACAAGCAGAGCGTCGGGAAGGACCTGTCACGCCTCGACGCGCGTGAAGCCCGACGCGTCCTCGACAAGATCGAGAAAGAGCTTTCCGCACGCCCCGACCGCTGCCCCACCCTCAAGGGAGACTTCGAGGGGCTCCGGAAGACGCGCATGGGGGATTACCGGGTCGTCTATGCCGTGCTGGGAGACGATGTCCTGATTCTGCGGATCGGGCATAGAAGGGAAGTCTACCGATAG
- a CDS encoding type II toxin-antitoxin system VapB family antitoxin produces MATNLQLDDRLIREAVRMGNHRTKKAAVTQALNDYIRHLRQEKILDLFGTVEFDPGYDYKRQRAKR; encoded by the coding sequence ATGGCCACGAACCTTCAGCTCGACGACCGGCTCATCAGGGAGGCGGTCAGGATGGGGAATCACCGCACCAAGAAAGCGGCGGTGACCCAGGCGCTGAATGACTACATCCGCCACCTGCGCCAGGAGAAGATCCTCGATCTCTTTGGAACGGTGGAGTTCGATCCCGGGTACGACTACAAGCGCCAGCGGGCGAAAAGATGA
- a CDS encoding PIN domain-containing protein: protein MRVLIDTGVWSLAFRRAPRAENPETLELRRLIAAHVADIIGPIRQELLSGARDHAQFARLESALAAFPDLPLLTEDYVTAAKFFNLCRSRGIQGSNTDFLICAVAARNGLAIFTTDRDFRLFSRCLPVVLYEAQKHAGSSTARDRRSASKVEA, encoded by the coding sequence ATGAGGGTTTTGATCGACACCGGCGTCTGGTCCCTGGCGTTCCGGCGGGCGCCGCGCGCCGAGAATCCGGAGACCCTCGAGTTGCGCCGGCTGATCGCGGCCCACGTCGCCGATATCATCGGTCCGATACGGCAGGAGCTGCTGTCGGGGGCCAGGGACCATGCCCAGTTCGCCCGGCTGGAGTCGGCGCTGGCCGCCTTCCCCGATCTGCCCCTGCTGACGGAGGATTACGTGACGGCCGCGAAGTTCTTCAACCTCTGCCGTTCCAGGGGAATCCAGGGGTCCAACACGGATTTCCTCATCTGCGCCGTGGCCGCGAGAAACGGTCTGGCCATCTTCACGACGGACAGGGACTTCCGGCTCTTTTCCCGATGCCTGCCCGTGGTGCTGTACGAGGCGCAAAAACACGCCGGATCATCAACCGCACGGGATCGTCGTTCCGCGTCGAAAGTGGAGGCGTGA